DNA from Sphaerodactylus townsendi isolate TG3544 linkage group LG08, MPM_Stown_v2.3, whole genome shotgun sequence:
TGCCCCACAAACCAGGGCCATTAACGCAGAATGCAAATTTAATACCTTGCTATGAACATCATTTTATTAAGTGAACAACTGCCTTAATTCCTACAGGCAAAGGAAATGCTATGCCATAGTTTATGTTATGGATAGCAAATTCTGCCTCACCACTACTGATGTTCGTGCACCTGGCTCTCACCAAGTGGGACAAGATAAAGATTGCATGTCTTATTCCATCCAAAAATGTAAATGCAGGCTGTTTGGTCTCAGTTTGCCTCAGAGTCACATGCAGAAAAGTTTCAATCCTTCAATCtcctcatgtttgtttgtttttcaaactgGCTCACAAACTACTTCTCTAGGGCAGCCAGATTCAAAAGCAAAACCTAGCAGAGACTGAAGGATTAAGCTGCCTCTTCCTTCCAAGGCAAACTGAGGATTCTTGAACCTACAATCTGCAACTGATCTACAGAACGGGGCAGATATTAATTCTGCCCAAGTCCTAAGTGATACAACGTCCCCATCACCCCCAGTACAGAAATGTATAgggcgggggtctgcaacccgctgctccagagccacatgcggctctttcagccttatactgcggctccacatggcctggaggtcagagggtagtgggGGGTGTCcatccagccctccagagcagcgctggaaggaaaggtgagcggaGGGGCTGAACCGAAGGCGGCTCCGtgcatgagggtgccacttttcgcatcccctccactcacctctccttccagcgctgctctggagggctggatggacatgcccatgctgccctctgacccctggaggctggagggtagcatgggcgtgtccctccagagcagctgccaaccccctctgccatccctgcagccgccatcccccttctgccccaTGGAACAGGTGGCTgtctgctccattgggcagagggggtttccctgcccagcgccgctgcctcctgcagagtGACAGGCAGCAGCACTAGGCAGGCcacagacgccatcccccctctgccccaaggagcagGTCTCTGCCCGGTGCTGGCGCCTCCCAGCtatggaaggaaaggtaagtggaggggctgaactggaggcagctctgtgtggagccgcctttCCGGCTCATTAAaccttcggggccatggaaaacaggtccaaatggctctttgggtggtaaaggttgccgacccctggtatagggcAAGATCTGATAATGTCATAAGTGGGGTCTAGCTTGTTCAGGTCCAGTGGGATTTTTTCCTATTATATTTCATAGGCCCCCATCCTGACACATACCCACACCATATTTCAAATTATGTTTGAAATCACTTGGGATTGCTGTTGGAGTAAACTTCAAAGTTCCTGTGGGTTGTGGGAAAAATGTTACATTTGTTTGTATCCAGGCAGCAGCAGAACATTTCTTTTATAAAGCATTGCCATGTTGTCAAAGTTAAAGTTTAAGCATTGTTCTTTAAGAATGATGCAGTTGAGCTAAAAACAAAAGTGTCTTTAAGAATATGTCTTGCTGAGGTTTGATACAACCTCAGCATGCAGATTAGATTACTACAGTGCACAATACACGGGGCTGCCACTGAGAAATGTTCAGAAAGTTCAATGGTACAgactgctgcagccaggatgttgactagAATGGGGCACAGGGACCACATAATTAATATTggtccatctacactggcttctaATTTGTTTCCAGCACCATTTAAGGTGCTAATCTTAACCTTCAAACCCCTATATCATATATATGACCAACATACATGAAGGCCCACCTAATCCCTTATAAACCTGCTCTGCTACTGTAATTATCATTGAAGGCCCTCCTTTTGGAGGCCCCACCTCTGAAATCAGGTGAGTGGCATTCCGTGAGATgatcttctcagtcatggcaccaaagctctggaactctatCCCTAGGGATACTTGTCTGTTCCCCTTTGTTGCAGTCTTCTGGCAGtaagacttctttgttttatcTGACATTGCCTCAATGATTACATAACCTCACACAATATGCCTTGTAGTAATATAATGATTTGCTTCAGTTGACATTATCTCAatggttattgttattgtttatttatttatttatttatttattcattcattaattcatttatttattcatttatttgatttagtagattcattcatttatttgatttagtagACCCGAAGGGGGCATCTCCTTCCTAATctatgcttttatttttatatgtattttaactattttaattgtttttagtaATGTGAATTTAGGAAGAcagttgattttaattgttttgaaatGTGATTGTACcctgtatgttttaaactgttagccacgttggtggcccttgtaagaacagaaaggcaggatacaaattttgtaaattaattaaattttacaAATGCAAGGATGACAGCAATGAATCCAACCTCTTTGTACTGAAATGTACCAACAGTTCCATgatattcagattttaaaaacagcaatcatAATAATTATTAAGAGTTACACTTTCTGATACAGTGAGAAGTGAAAGAGGTCGAAGCTGGGAAACTGCAGACATTACGGTAGTGTTATAAAGCACAGAACCCACTACTAGAAGCGATTTTCCAACTCTTAATGATAATCTGACAAAGGCTCTTGaaaatttgactcttgaaagtttgtgttcagaaatattgttggtctctaaggtactactggacacTAACAAGGCAGCTTTCTGGAGTCTAACAAGGCACTCTGAAACTGATTTTAGAAAGATGAACATGTTGTGGTCACCATACAGAAGCATGATTTAAATTTGCTTCCTATGCTGTGCTCTGCACTGCAGCCCGCCCTTTTACATTAGGGGATTTTCTCCATGCTTCAGCAAAGTTTGTAGTAGCGTGATGCTACATCCACCTCGGGAACTCTTGTAAGAGGGAAGTTATTATTCAGGGTTATGCCAACGGAGCATTTTTCAAATGTGGAAATTGTTGTGTAATGCATTTTACAGCTGGCAAACAGGGTTGTTGACTCAAGCAACTCCTAGACGCTCTGATGGGACCCACCCTCAGTGTCCATGCACCAAGGCAGGAGCACATGTGGCCTTTTTAAGGCAAAGCCTACTGCTCCACTGCTTGACAGAGACTGGCCCATTAGCAGCCCATCTGATGATTAGGTGGAACATAGTCTTGAgccaggggtggggaaacaaggagctgaatatatgaagctgccttatacagaatcagacacCAGGTCCACCAGTCAGTATTtgactcagactggcagaagctGGGGTCTCAGGTAATAGTCTTTCCCATTACTTATTATCAgcccctttaactggagataccaatgATTGAATCTGGCacttttctgcatgccaagtggaAGCTCCCCCACTGACCCAAAGCCCTTTCCTGAAGATTAACATTATTTTGAAGCTGGTtctgttggttgtttttttttaattcagtgatATCATTGTAACTATTTTCCGTATATTTAACGGTTAAACCCTGGATCTTGATATACTTGCTCTTGGGCTCTGAGATCAACATTCAATCAAACCACTGAGATCTTCAAACTGAAGTCACCAGCCCTTTAGAGTCATGACCAGAGAGGAAGACCATCAGAAGGTGAAAGGATACTACGGTACTAACACAGGTAAGAACTATAGAACAGCAGCTAGCAGGCAACTTGCTCCTAAATAAGGACTTGTAAGAAccctataaaatatttaaacacactTCCCCTGtctttaaacattttgaaagcctttttcttaaaataaaaaaaagtaaagatgttttcaaaagatCATGCATGCTGTTTTTTCAACCCACTAAAATGAAATTCTTCCATAATAGACAAAGACCAAACAAAGATGATCAAAAGATACACTCCCAAACGTTTTACTTACTTGTACTTTAAGAACATCCACTGAAGAAACCAGAGCCCTACGAGGATCAACCCATTGATTTCACAGATAGAAAAGGCCCATTGCACCCGGTCAAAGTGATCAAAAAAAGCATCCGGTAGGGGCGGCTGCACCTCCTTGGAAGGCACTCGTTCGTGGACCACTGAGATTGTCACTGTGGTAAAAGTGAAGCAGCAAAGTGCATAAAGAAAAGCCAGAAGAGTCTTCGTCCACTCCATGGGATACTGGGAACGCTCTGGGTCTGGCATGGGGATTTGTATCATTTCCTTTCTATAACCATTTGGCATCCCATTCAGTTTAGTTTTGTCACTAAGGCCATTTTCACCCGTGGAAGTCTCCGTGCTGATAATCAAGTGCCCGTTGGCATGTCCGTTTTTGTGTGCCTCGATGTGGTGCTCCATTTTTAAAGTTTCTATCATATACAGCAAGCGTTGGCCATTGTCCGAAGATACACGCGACAAAGGAGGCTTCTCAAAATCCTCCTTTGTTAGGCTGATCAGGTCCTGCCCAGAGTAATGTTCCAAAGGCTCACAGTATTCTGGCACTGCATTCTCCAACAGCCAATCTGCCACCTCCTTGGGTGACCAGAACACGACTTCTTTCATTTTGTCAGAAAACATGCATTGAGTCTTAAATCAATTTGAAAAGGACAGCCGTCACTAGGGTTGATGAACAGGAAATACCTCCTTTGCTAGCTCATCCTGTCTGAAGCTTAGCGGAAACCAGAACTGCAAACTCACACAGAACTGTTTCAAATCACCTTGTGCATTTATTCACATCTGGCATG
Protein-coding regions in this window:
- the SGMS1 gene encoding phosphatidylcholine:ceramide cholinephosphotransferase 1; this translates as MFSDKMKEVVFWSPKEVADWLLENAVPEYCEPLEHYSGQDLISLTKEDFEKPPLSRVSSDNGQRLLYMIETLKMEHHIEAHKNGHANGHLIISTETSTGENGLSDKTKLNGMPNGYRKEMIQIPMPDPERSQYPMEWTKTLLAFLYALCCFTFTTVTISVVHERVPSKEVQPPLPDAFFDHFDRVQWAFSICEINGLILVGLWFLQWMFLKYKSIIGRRFFCIVGTLYLYRCITMYVTTLPVPGMHFNCSPKLLGDWESHMRRVMKLLAGGGLSITGAHDMCGDYLYSGHTVMLTLTYLFIKEYSPRRLWWYHWVCWILSIVGMFCILLAHDHYTVDVVVAYYITTRLFWWYHTMANQQVLKEASQTNLLAHVWWYKPFQYFEKNVRGIVPRSYQWPFPWPALHLGWQPKYSRLVNGT